A stretch of Mytilus edulis chromosome 11, xbMytEdul2.2, whole genome shotgun sequence DNA encodes these proteins:
- the LOC139495987 gene encoding transcription intermediary factor 1-beta-like produces MKYKFGGVSVCIHRFRSNKHHISGQKLKSKCSMANSRQDLVEQLQQRYLECGICSELYDEQNRIPKLLPCLHTLCMACLVGLNSGNKIKCPFCNKSHHIKREDIANLPKDNTRRDLTCFLQNNTEINCGVCNKTDLNNRICNTCDIDMCVDCQRQHKKIFEEHCFENYAAPRLSNGYTCKLTGHDNGHMRYVCKETKCNILICPTCAITGHKGHNIEDIESVITNEKEFFSYLIERLKDRIARAESFKDTLSPCYNNRITTKFFQEDIRHINNCILNRVSSELKELLKLKDEQIQYILNTENILQSFVWHARDCCEFSEQILQSSSQNTFFVLEQAMKEKIYDHLNMKMDEMIQKDHHQSNYRACRKG; encoded by the exons ATGAAATACAAATTTGGTGGAGTTTCCGTCTGCATTCATCGATTTAGGTCGAATAAACATCATATAAGTggacaaaaattaaaaag CAAATGTTCGATGGCAAACAGTAGACAAGATTTAGTTGAGCAACTTCAACAAAGGTACCTAGAATGTGGTATATGTTCTGAACTGTATGACGAACAAAACCGAATTCCAAAATTATTGCCATGTCTTCATACTTTATGCATGGCGTGTCTAGTCGGACTGAACAgtggaaataaaataaaatgtccgTTTTGTAACAAGTCACATCATATCAAAAGAGAAGACATCGCAAATCTACCCAAGGACAACACTAGGCGCGATTTAACATGTTTTCTACAGAATAATACAGAAATCAACTGTGGGGTATGTAATAAAACGGATCTTAACAATCGGATATGTAACACATGTGATATAGATATGTGTGTAGATTGTCAGAGACAACACAAAAAGATATTCGAGGAACATTGCTTTGAAAATTATGCCGCTCCTCGTCTTTCAAACGGCTATACTTGTAAATTAACTGGACACGACAATGGACATATGCGATATGTTTGCAAGGAAACTAAATGCAACATACTTATCTGTCCTACATGTGCAATTACAGGGCATAAAGGCCATAACATTGAAGATATTGAAAGTGTTATTACAAACGAAAAGGAGTTCTTTTCATATCTTATTGAACGTCTGAAAGACAGAATAGCAAGAGCTGAGTCGTTCAAAGATACACTTTCCCCCTGTTATAATAATAGAATTACCACAAAGTTTTTTCAGGAGGACATAAGACATATCAATAACTGTATTTTGAACCGGGTTTCCAGTGAACTTAAAGAATTATTAAAACTGAAGGATgaacaaattcaatatattttgaatacagaaaatattttacaatcattTGTTTGGCATGCAAGAGACTGCTGCGAGTTTTcagaacaaatattacaaagcTCAAGCCAAAATACGTTTTTTGTACTTGAACAagccatgaaagaaaaaatatatgatCACCTAAACATGAAGATGGATGAAATGATACAAAAAGACCATCATCAAAGTAATTACAGAGCTTGCAGAAAAGGTTAA